The Primulina tabacum isolate GXHZ01 chromosome 16, ASM2559414v2, whole genome shotgun sequence genome window below encodes:
- the LOC142528755 gene encoding UDP-glucose 6-dehydrogenase 1, whose translation MVKICCIGAGYVGGPTMAVIALKCPAIEVAVVDISVARIKAWNSDQLPIYEPGLDDVVKQCRGKNLFFSTDVEKHVFEADIVFVSVNTPTKTRGLGAGKAADLTYWESAARMIADVSKSDKIVVEKSTVPVKTAEAIEKILTHNSKGINYQILSNPEFLAEGTAIEDLFKPDRVLIGGRETPEGLKAVQTLKDVYAHWVPEDRILTTNLWSAELSKLAANAFLAQRISSVNAMSALCEATGADVTQVSYAVGKDTRIGPKFLNSSVGFGGSCFQKDILNLVYICECNGLPEVAEYWKQVIKINDYQKSRFVNRIVSSMFNTVANKKMAILGFAFKKDTGDTRETPAIDVCQGLLGDKAQLSIYDPQVTEDQIQRDLSMNKFDWDHPLHLQPMSPTTVKKVSVVWSAEEATKDAHAVCILTEWDEFKTLDFQKIYDNMQKPAFVFDGRNVVDVQKLREIGFVVYSIGKPLDAWIKDLPAVA comes from the coding sequence ATGGTGAAGATCTGCTGCATCGGAGCTGGGTATGTGGGAGGTCCTACCATGGCTGTGATAGCACTCAAATGCCCTGCAATTGAAGTAGCTGTTGTTGATATTTCTGTTGCTCGCATCAAAGCCTGGAACAGTGATCAGCTTCCTATCTACGAGCCAGGACTCGACGATGTGGTGAAGCAGTGCCGTGGCAAGAATCTATTCTTCAGCACAGATGTGGAGAAACATGTATTTGAGGCTGATATAGTCTTTGTTTCAGTCAATACTCCAACTAAGACCAGGGGCCTCGGAGCTGGGAAAGCCGCAGATTTGACATATTGGGAGAGTGCGGCTCGCATGATTGCCGATGTGTCAAAATCTGACAAGATTGTGGTTGAGAAGTCCACAGTTCCAGTAAAAACAGCTGAGGCGATTGAAAAAATCTTGACTCACAACAGCAAGGGAATCAATTATCAGATTCTCTCAAATCCAGAATTCCTTGCTGAGGGCACTGCCATTGAAGATCTTTTTAAACCAGACAGAGTTCTTATTGGAGGCAGGGAAACCCCAGAAGGCCTTAAGGCAGTCCAAACTCTGAAGGATGTTTATGCCCATTGGGTTCCTGAAGATCGTATCCTTACCACCAATTTATGGTCCGCGGAGCTCTCAAAACTTGCTGCTAATGCCTTCTTGGCTCAAAGAATTTCATCGGTCAATGCCATGTCTGCTCTCTGTGAGGCTACTGGAGCAGATGTTACCCAAGTGTCTTACGCTGTTGGCAAGGACACGAGAATTGGTCCCAAGTTCCTTAATTCTAGTGTTGGTTTTGGTGGCTCCTGCTTCCAGAAGGACATACTCAACTTAGTTTACATTTGCGAGTGCAATGGTCTTCCTGAGGTTGCAGAATACTGGAAACAAGTTATTAAGATCAACGACTATCAAAAGAGCCGGTTTGTCAACCGCATAGTTTCATCTATGTTTAACACAGTTGCTAACAAGAAAATGGCCATCTTAGGTTTTGCCTTTAAGAAGGATACAGGTGACACGAGAGAGACTCCTGCAATTGATGTTTGCCAAGGACTCCTAGGTGACAAGGCTCAGTTGAGCATCTACGACCCTCAGGTCACCGAGGACCAGATCCAGAGAGACCTTTCAATGAACAAATTCGATTGGGATCATCCCCTTCATCTCCAGCCAATGAGCCCAACCACAGTCAAGAAAGTTTCTGTAGTTTGGAGCGCTGAGGAGGCAACAAAAGATGCTCATGCTGTTTGTATTCTTACTGAGTGGGATGAGTTTAAAACACTTGATTTCCAGAAAATATATGACAATATGCAGAAACCAGCCTTTGTTTTCGATGGAAGGAACGTTGTTGATGTGCAGAAGCTCAGGGAGATTGGTTTTGTTGTTTATTCGATTGGCAAGCCACTCGATGCCTGGATCAAGGACTTGCCTGCTGTTGCATAA
- the LOC142529947 gene encoding chaperone protein dnaJ 6-like: MGRSRKTRVSEANSEEEEVETKENEQYFNGSSSSSRKSLYEILGVDKAASQQEIKKAYYKLALRLHPDKNPDNEEAKEKFQHLQKVMSVLGDEEKRAVYDQTGCIDDAELAGDDIQNLKDFFRTTYKKVTEADIEEFEANYRGSGSEKNDLLELYKKHKGNMDRLFCCMICSDPQLDSHRFKDIIDESISAGEMKSTQAYEKWAKKVSKSKPPTSTLQPRKKSKKNSEGLYTIIAQRQNERKGKIDSMFSSLVQKYGGTEAVPEPSEEEFEAARIKLESRRTSERK, encoded by the exons ATGGGGAGGAGCAGAAAGACTAGGGTTTCGGAGGCGAATAGTGAGGAAGAAGAGGTGGAAACGAAGGAAAACGAGCAATATTTTAACGGATCGTCTTCCTCGAGCCGGAAAAGCTTGTACGAG ATTCTTGGGGTAGACAAAGCTGCATCTCAGCAAGAAATAAAGAAAGCTTATTACAAGCTAGCTCTGAGGCTACATCCTGATAAAAATCCTGATAATGAG GAAGCCAAGGAAAAGTTTCAACATCTGCAAAAGGTTATGTCTGTTCTTGGCGACGAGGAAAAACGTGCAGTGTATGACCAGACTGGCTGTATTGACGATGCT GAACTAGCAGGAGATGACATCCAGAATTTGAAGGATTTTTTCCGAACCACATATAAGAAG GTCACTGAGGCAGATATCGAGGAGTTTGAAGCTAATTACAGAGGCTCTGGTTCAGAGAAAAATGATTTGCTTGAGCTATACAAAAAACACAAGGGAAACATGGATAG GCTTTTCTGCTGCATGATTTGCTCTGATCCTCAACTAGACTCCCATCGCTTCAAAGATATCATTGATGAGTCTATATCTGCAG gagaaatgAAATCAACCCAAGCATATGAGAAATGGGCTAAGAAGGTATCCAAGTCAAAACCTCCCACAAGTACATTGCAACCGCGAAAGAA ATCAAAGAAAAACTCGGAAGGCTTGTATACTATAATAGCTCAGCGACAGAATGAGAGGAAAGGCAAAATTGATTCAATGTTCTCATCTCTAGTTCAAAAATATGGTGGGACTGAGGCAGTTCCAGAGCCAAGCGAAGAGGAGTTTGAAGCCGCTCGTATAAAACTCGAAAGTCGGAGGACTTCCGAACGAAAGTAA
- the LOC142528912 gene encoding zinc finger A20 and AN1 domain-containing stress-associated protein 8-like isoform X1: MDHATDCGFLFFICNFLRGHGLGLMESSKETGCQVPEGPILCVNNCGFFGSATTMNMCSKCHKDTVLKQQAKLAASSIEDIVNSSSSTNKNEPFLAEAANTESEFKVVSPQPSSELGTGHGSGVKAKEGPNRCSTCHKRVGLTGFSCRCGYMFCSVHRYSDKHNCQFDYRIAGQDAIAKANPVVKAEKLDKI; this comes from the exons ATGGATCATGCAACCGATTGTGGTTTCCTTTTCTTTATATGTAATTTCCTACGCGGGCATG GACTTGGATTAATGGAGTCTTCAAAGGAAACAGGCTGCCAAGTGCCAGAAGGCCCCATTCTTTGCGTCAACAACTGTGGTTTCTTTGGAAGCGCAACAACCATGAATATGTGCTCCAAATGTCACAAGGATACTGTATTAAAACAACAGGCGAAGCTTGCTGCCTCATCTATTGAGGACATAGTTAACTCTAGCTCAAGTACCAACAAAAACGAGCCTTTTTTAGCTGAAGCAGCAAATACTGAATCAGAGTTTAAGGTTGTTTCTCCTCAACCATCTTCTGAACTGGGGACGGGTCATGGCTCAGGTGTGAAGGCGAAAGAAGGACCAAACAGGTGCTCCACCTGCCACAAGAGAGTGGGTTTAACGGGATTCAGTTGCAGGTGCGGGTATATGTTTTGTTCAGTTCATCGGTACTCTGACAAACACAACTGCCAATTTGATTACCGGATTGCTGGTCAGGATGCTATAGCAAAGGCAAACCCTGTTGTGAAAGCTGAAAAGCTCGATAAGATTTAA
- the LOC142528912 gene encoding zinc finger A20 and AN1 domain-containing stress-associated protein 8-like isoform X2, whose amino-acid sequence MESSKETGCQVPEGPILCVNNCGFFGSATTMNMCSKCHKDTVLKQQAKLAASSIEDIVNSSSSTNKNEPFLAEAANTESEFKVVSPQPSSELGTGHGSGVKAKEGPNRCSTCHKRVGLTGFSCRCGYMFCSVHRYSDKHNCQFDYRIAGQDAIAKANPVVKAEKLDKI is encoded by the coding sequence ATGGAGTCTTCAAAGGAAACAGGCTGCCAAGTGCCAGAAGGCCCCATTCTTTGCGTCAACAACTGTGGTTTCTTTGGAAGCGCAACAACCATGAATATGTGCTCCAAATGTCACAAGGATACTGTATTAAAACAACAGGCGAAGCTTGCTGCCTCATCTATTGAGGACATAGTTAACTCTAGCTCAAGTACCAACAAAAACGAGCCTTTTTTAGCTGAAGCAGCAAATACTGAATCAGAGTTTAAGGTTGTTTCTCCTCAACCATCTTCTGAACTGGGGACGGGTCATGGCTCAGGTGTGAAGGCGAAAGAAGGACCAAACAGGTGCTCCACCTGCCACAAGAGAGTGGGTTTAACGGGATTCAGTTGCAGGTGCGGGTATATGTTTTGTTCAGTTCATCGGTACTCTGACAAACACAACTGCCAATTTGATTACCGGATTGCTGGTCAGGATGCTATAGCAAAGGCAAACCCTGTTGTGAAAGCTGAAAAGCTCGATAAGATTTAA
- the LOC142530143 gene encoding probably inactive leucine-rich repeat receptor-like protein kinase At5g06940 — translation MASNCKIILYFSCIFSSFLVSSAFSEAQVLLQFKNSINDPLDALSDWSNSTAIHHCNWTGVSCTNAVPFSVTSLTLQSLNLSGEISVSICELENLAHLNLADNLFNLPIPLHLSECVSLETLNLSTNLIWGTIQEQISQFKSLKVFDFSSNHIEGNIPESIGSLQQLKVFNLGSNFLSGSDPMVFGNFTELEVLDLSQNPFLITELPVDIGKLGKLEKLLLQNSGFHGEIPDFFQGLKSLKLLDLSQNNLSGKIPRVGSFFLPNLVSFDVSQNKLFGSFPKGICEAEGLVSLSLHTNLLNGSIQHESINECMNLERFEVQNNRFSGDFPSWLWSLPKIKLIRAENNRFTGEIPDSISESAQLEQVQIDNNSFNSKFPPGLGKVRSLYRFSASLNGLYGELPPNFCDSPVMSIINLSHNHLSSRIPEVRNCKKLVSLSLADNGFIGEIPESLSELPVLTYLDLSCNNLTGSIPQDIENLKLALFNVSFNQLSGRVPSSLISGLPASFLQGNPGLCGPGLPSSCSDDKGMSRRFGLAKLTVAIISIGLAFALVIFGLGFYLVYRSYTPKFESCSWRSVFFYPLRVTELDLIMLMDEQAASGKTGGIFGRVYAVTLPSGELIAVKKILKFSIHSWKSLKSEMKTLAKIRHKNIVKILGFCQSDDSILLIYEYLPKGSLGDLIGKPDLNIPWSVRLKIAIGIAQGLAYLHQDYVPHLLHKNLKSKNILLDNDFEPKLTGFSLDRIVGENVFHSTLLSESANSCYLAPEYGYTKKATEQGDTYSFGVILLELLTGRQAELKESTEPFLDVVKWVRRKINITNGALKALDSKITSSSSQQQMMGALEIALSCTSVVPEKRPSTWEIVKRLQCLDSRTTLSVQDIDISGCIESESSVPV, via the exons ATGGCGTCAAACTGCAAAATCATTCTGTATTTTTCGTGTATCTTCTCATCTTTTCTTGTGAGCTCTGCATTTTCTGAAGCACAAGTGTTGCTTCAGTTTAAGAACTCCATTAACGATCCTTTGGATGCTCTCTCTGATTGGTCAAACTCCACAGCCATTCACCATTGTAACTGGACTGGAGTTTCTTGCACAAATGCGGTTCCTTTTTCGGTTACTTCTCTTACCCTCCAAAGCTTGAATCTTTCTGGGGAAATCTCGGTTTCTATTTGTGAACTTGAAAATCTTGCTCACCTTAATCTTGCTGATAATTTGTTTAACCTGCCGATTCCCCTTCATCTCTCTGAATGTGTCTCTTTGGAGACTCTGAATCTCAGTACCAATCTCATCTGGGGTACCATTCAAGAACAAATCTCTCAGTTTAAGTCATTAAAAGTGTTTGATTTTAGCAGTAATCATATTGAGGGAAACATCCCAGAAAGCATTGGCTCATTGCAGCAGCTTAAAGTTTTCAACCTGGGCAGCAACTTTCTTTCAGGTAGTGACCCTATGGTTTTCGGAAATTTTACAGAGCTTGAAGTTCTTGATCTGTCTCAAAATCCATTTTTGATTACTGAGTTGCCTGTGGATATTGGTAAACTCGGTAAACTCGAGAAACTTTTGCTGCAAAACTCCGGTTTCCATGGAGAAATACCTGATTTCTTCCAGGGTTTGAAGAGTTTGAAACTATTAGACCTTTCTCAGAATAATCTCTCTGGAAAAATCCCTCGAGTTGGGTCTTTTTTCCTTCCAAATTTGGTTTCTTTTGATGTTTCACAAAACAAGCTGTTTGGGTCATTTCCAAAGGGGATTTGTGAGGCTGAAGGGCTAGTAAGCCTGAGTTTACATACAAATCTCTTGAATGGGTCAATACAACATGAGTCTATCAACGAGTGTATGAATCTTGAGAGGTTTGAGGTTCAGAACAATAGGTTTAGTGGTGATTTTCCATCTTGGCTATGGTCCTTGCCTAAGATTAAGCTCATCAGAGCAGAAAATAACAGATTTACTGGAGAAATACCTGACTCCATATCAGAATCTGCACAATTAGAACAGGTTCAGATTGATAACAATAGTTTCAATAGTAAATTTCCTCCAGGACTTGGAAAAGTTAGAAGCTTGTACAGATTCTCTGCTTCGTTGAATGGCTTATATGGTGAGCTTCCTCCAAATTTCTGTGATTCGCCAGTCATGAGTATCATTAATCTCTCTCATAATCACCTTTCAAGTAGGATTCCTGAGGTGAGGAATTGTAAAAAACTTGTGTCGTTGTCTCTTGCAGATAACGGTTTTATTGGTGAAATTCCAGAATCTTTGTCTGAATTGCCCGTGCTAACATACCTTGATCTCTCCTGTAACAATCTCACTGGTTCGATTCCACAGGATATAGAAAATTTAAAGCTGGCCCTTTTCAATGTTTCATTCAATCAGCTCTCTGGTAGAGTTCCATCATCGTTGATTTCCGGCCTTCCTGCTTCATTCTTGCAAGGAAATCCTGGATTATGTGGTCCAGGGTTGCCTAGTTCTTGTTCCGATGACAAAGGAATGAGCAGAAGATTTGGCCTTGCTAAATTGACTGTTGCCATAATTTCTATTGGGCTAGCTTTTGCATTGGTGATATTTGGTTTGGGATTTTACCTCGTGTATCGCTCTTATACGCCAAAGTTCGAATCATGTTCTTGGAGATCCGTGTTCTTTTATCCTCTGAGAGTTACTGAGCTCGATTTGATCATGTTGATGGATGAACAGGCAGCTAGTGGAAAAACTGGTGGaatttttggaagagtttatgCTGTTACTTTACCTAGTGGTGAACTTATTGCTGTTAAAAAGATACTAAAATTTTCGATCCACTCTTGGAAATCCCTAAAATCCGAGATGAAGACTTTGGCAAAGATAAGACACAAGAACATAGTAAAAATCTTGGGATTTTGCCAGTCCGATGATTCCATTCTCTTGATATACGAGTATCTACCAAAAGGAAGCCTTGGAGACCTCATTGGCAAACCAGACTTAAACATTCCATGGAGCGTTCGATTGAAAATTGCAATCGGAATCGCACAAGGATTAGCCTATCTTCACCAAGATTATGTCCCACATTTACTTCATAAGAACTTGAAGTCAAAAAACATCCTTTTGGACAACGATTTTGAACCTAAACTCACCGGCTTCTCTTTAGATCGAATTGTTGGAGAAAATGTATTTCACTCGACATTATTGTCAGAATCTGCAAATTCTTGCTATTTAGCACCAG AATACGGATACACCAAGAAAGCCACAGAACAGGGCGATACATACAGCTTTGGCGTCATTTTATTAGAGCTCTTGACAGGGAGGCAAGCTGAACTAAAAGAATCGACAGAACCTTTTCTTGATGTTGTAAAATGGGTGAGGAGAAAGATTAACATTACAAATGGAGCTTTAAAGGCTCTCGACTCTAAGATAACGAGCTCCTCTTCCCAACAACAAATGAtgggagctctagaaatagccTTAAGTTGCACTTCTGTTGTGCCTGAAAAGAGGCCATCAACATGGGAAATTGTTAAAAGACTTCAATGTCTCGACTCAAGAACTACTTTAAGCGTCCAAGATATCGATATTTCTGGCTGTATTGAATCTGAAAGTTCAGTTCCTGTATGA
- the LOC142530144 gene encoding putative pentatricopeptide repeat-containing protein At3g13770, mitochondrial — MLKSINQKSVNLRKHLTTLRIPKRPSTLYQPSSSLLPPDSNTSQFNCDLNHGLQEMSKLGLNMKFKEYDALLNRCIAHRVLKGGQRVQAHMMKTRYLPPVYLRTRLIVFYVKCEVLSDARKVFDEITDRNVVSWTAMISGYSRNGFYSEALILFIQMLKSGTNPNEFTFSTVLASCTGSFGFECGRQIHSLIIKSPLESRMYVGCSLLDLYAKAGRIHEAQTLFDNLPERDSISCTALISGYAQLGLDKEALELFCALRREGLISNYVTYTSILTALSGLAASEYGRQVHSYVLRSELSFYVVLQNSLIDMYSKCGNLTYARRIFDNMSERTVISWNTMLAGYSKHGIGEAVVDLYSIMNEENEIKPDSTTILTVLSGCSHGGMENRGLKIFDDIASKKYRVELGVEHYGCVVDLLGRAGLVDKALQFIYKMPFEPNAAIWSSLLGACRVHQNVDVGKIAGDRLLEIEPENAGSYVVLCNLYACGGRWDDVKKLRELMKEKSVVKEPGKSWIEFGRTIHTFYASDQSNSRKDDASCKVNDLSDRLKAAGYIPDLSSVLYDVDEEQKERILLGHSEKLALAFGVINISESKPIRVMKNLRICVDCHNFAKFVSQVYGREVLIRDKSRFHHIIHGKCSCGDYW; from the exons ATGCTAAAAAGTATCAACCAAAAATCTGTCAACCTCCGCAAACATCTAACGACGTTGCGCATCCCAAAGAGACCCTCCACACTCTATCAACCAAGCTCTTCTCTTCTCCCTCCCGATTCAAATACTTCACAATTCAACTGTGACCTGAATCATGGATTGCAGGAAATGTCCAAACTGGGCCTTAACATGAAGTTTAAGGAGTACGATGCTTTACTGAACAGATGTATAGCCCATAGGGTCTTGAAAGGAGGCCAAAGAGTGCAAGCCCATATGATGAAAACCCGTTATCTTCCACCGGTGTATCTCAGAACGAGACTGATAGTGTTTTACGTCAAGTGTGAAGTTTTGAGTGATGCGAGAAAGGTGTTCGATGAAATTACTGATAGGAATGTGGTTTCTTGGACTGCGATGATTTCTGGGTATTCAAGAAATGGGTTCTACTCTGAAGCTCTCATCCTTTTTATTCAGATGCTAAAATCAG GTACCAATCCCAATGAGTTCACGTTTTCGACGGTGCTTGCCTCTTGTACTGGCTCATTTGGATTTGAATGCGGAAGGCAAATTCACTCTCTTATTATTAAGAGCCCTCTTGAGTCCCGCATGTATGTAGGTTGCTCACTTCTTGACTTATATGCCAAAGCTGGAAGAATACACGAAGCCCAGACACTATTTGACAATTTGCCTGAGAGAGACTCTATTTCTTGCACGGCTCTTATTTCGGGTTATGCTCAATTGGGACTTGACAAAGAGGCATTAGAGCTTTTCTGTGCACTTCGGAGAGAAGGACTGATTTCAAACTATGTTACTTATACCAGTATTTTAACTGCATTATCTGGGCTTGCTGCATCCGAGTATGGAAGGCAAGTTCACAGctatgttcttcgatctgaaCTATCCTTTTATGTGGTCCTTCAGAATTCTTTAATTGACATGTACTCAAAATGTGGAAATCTCACTTATGCTAGGAGGATCTTTGATAATATGTCTGAAAGAACAGTTATCTCTTGGAATACGATGCTTGCAGGTTACAGTAAACATGGGATTGGAGAAGCTGTGGTAGACCTTTACAGTATTATGAATGAAGAAAATGAAATCAAACCTGACAGCACTACTATTTTGACTGTATTGTCTGGCTGCAGCCATGGAGGTATGGAAAACCGTGGCCTGAAAATTTTTGATGATATAGCTAGCAAGAAATATAGGGTTGAGCTTGGCGTTGAGCACTATGGATGCGTCGTTGACCTACTTGGGCGTGCTGGCCTAGTTGACAAGGCCTTACAGTTCATATATAAGATGCCATTTGAACCAAATGCTGCTATTTGGAGTTCACTTTTAGGTGCTTGTAGAGTTCACCAGAACGTTGACGTTGGAAAAATTGCTGGTGACCGACTTCTTGAGATAGAACCCGAAAATGCCGGGAGTTATGTAGTTCTTTgtaatttatatgcatgtgggGGAAGATGGGATGATgtaaaaaaattgagagaactgaTGAAGGAAAAGTCTGTGGTGAAGGAGCCAGGAAAGAGCTGGATTGAGTTTGGCCGGACTATCCATACGTTTTATGCAAGTGATCAATCGAATTCAAGAAAAGATGATGCATCCTGTAAGGTAAATGATTTATCGGATAGGCTAAAGGCAGCTGGTTATATCCCTGATCTGAGCTCCGTTTTATATGACGTGGATGAGGAGCAGAAAGAGAGAATTCTGCTGGGCCATAGTGAGAAACTAGCCTTGGCATTTGGAGTGATCAATATATCTGAATCAAAGCCTATACGCGTGATGAAAAATCTACGCATTTGTGTTGATTGCCATAACTTCGCGAAGTTTGTATCTCAGGTTTACGGCAGAGAAGTGCTTATTAGAGATAAAAGTAGGTTTCATCATATCATACACGGAAAGTGTTCGTGTGGAGATTACTGGTAA
- the LOC142530145 gene encoding protein cornichon homolog 1-like isoform X1 → MYWEPVLWIIFAIMNLVLLGLNFYQFIGFSDLEADYLNPYELSSRINSVIVPEYILHGAFCILFLLTGHWIMFLLTLTPACYNLKLYLSRQHLIDVTEVFRLLHAEKKVRIVKLGFYVIFFAIVIAGLAFSVIHAVFGE, encoded by the exons ATGTATTGGGAACCTGTTCTGTGGATAATATTTGCAATCATGAATCTCGTCCTCTTAGGATTAAATTTTTACCAG TTTATAGGTTTTTCGGATTTGGAGGCAGACTACTTAAATCCATATGAATTATCATCTCGCATCAATTCTGTGATTGTTCCTGAATATATATTACATGGAGCATTCTGCATTCTGTTTCTCTTGACAGGGCATTGGATCATGTTCCTACTCACACTGACTCCAGCTTGCTATAATCTGAAGCT GTACTTGTCACGGCAGCATCTTATTGATGTGACTGAAGTTTTTAGATTACTTCACGCTGAGAAGAAAGTTCGGATCGTCAAGCTTGGATTCTATGTTATTTTCTTCGCCATAGTCATTGCAGG GCTCGCGTTTTCTGTTATACATGCTGTGTTTGGTGAATGA
- the LOC142530145 gene encoding protein cornichon homolog 1-like isoform X2: protein MLLCSGHWIMFLLTLTPACYNLKLYLSRQHLIDVTEVFRLLHAEKKVRIVKLGFYVIFFAIVIAGLAFSVIHAVFGE, encoded by the exons ATGCTCCTTTGTTCAG GGCATTGGATCATGTTCCTACTCACACTGACTCCAGCTTGCTATAATCTGAAGCT GTACTTGTCACGGCAGCATCTTATTGATGTGACTGAAGTTTTTAGATTACTTCACGCTGAGAAGAAAGTTCGGATCGTCAAGCTTGGATTCTATGTTATTTTCTTCGCCATAGTCATTGCAGG GCTCGCGTTTTCTGTTATACATGCTGTGTTTGGTGAATGA